From a single Labrenzia sp. PHM005 genomic region:
- a CDS encoding class III extradiol ring-cleavage dioxygenase: MPDQQETIPPVFFAHGAPTLAVRDTPASRFLKGFSKSTPRPRFILILSAHWETPDLKMSAPGPLRTNHDFGGFSPDLYEITYPAFAEPNAVAEVMNALVGAGLFAKLDDDHGLDHGAWVPLSLAYPEADIPVVQLSLPFNSTSQTVYDLGKAFASLAKTGVLIAGSGSTIHNLRAIGPDRGKAPDWAIRFDAWVEKGLESGSITYFEDLETIPDFRQSHPTEEHLLPLFFPFGAAGSGAKPELMHRSYEYGSISMSYFRFA, from the coding sequence ATGCCGGATCAACAAGAGACAATTCCTCCTGTCTTTTTTGCCCATGGCGCGCCGACGCTCGCCGTTCGTGATACACCGGCGAGCCGGTTCTTGAAGGGATTCAGCAAGTCTACGCCCCGCCCGCGCTTTATCTTGATCCTTTCCGCCCATTGGGAAACGCCAGACCTCAAAATGTCCGCACCTGGACCACTGCGCACCAATCACGATTTTGGTGGGTTCTCGCCCGATCTTTACGAGATTACTTATCCGGCCTTTGCCGAACCAAATGCTGTGGCTGAGGTCATGAATGCATTGGTCGGAGCAGGACTTTTCGCCAAACTGGATGATGACCATGGGCTCGACCATGGCGCATGGGTGCCACTGTCTCTGGCTTATCCAGAGGCTGATATCCCCGTTGTTCAGTTGTCCCTGCCATTCAACAGCACTTCGCAAACTGTTTATGATCTCGGAAAAGCTTTTGCCTCGTTAGCAAAAACTGGTGTTTTGATCGCCGGGTCCGGCAGCACGATCCACAATTTGCGAGCGATTGGCCCTGACCGAGGCAAGGCGCCCGATTGGGCAATCCGCTTCGATGCCTGGGTTGAAAAGGGCCTTGAAAGCGGATCGATTACGTATTTTGAGGATCTTGAGACGATTCCGGACTTCCGCCAGAGTCACCCGACAGAAGAACATCTATTACCACTGTTTTTTCCGTTTGGAGCGGCTGGTTCGGGTGCAAAACCGGAGCTGATGCACCGCAGTTATGAATATGGCTCCATCAGTATGAGCTATTTCCGGTTCGCTTAG
- a CDS encoding OmpA family protein, producing the protein MKNLLFAGAAVCAFAFSAASATAQTELSRNQIINSLQGAQQKVEVSASDLQRAALENIQKYPGANSPQTIPMYQQLASLRQFVIEITFDFDSARIRPESYEAVGLIADALHTPYLQGQTFFIVGHTDAKGDRKYNLELSQRRAQAIREALVTTFQVPGSNLFAVGLGEEQLRDPANPEAAVNRRVQLINMGYK; encoded by the coding sequence ATGAAAAACCTGTTATTTGCCGGTGCGGCTGTTTGTGCCTTTGCATTTTCGGCAGCCAGCGCGACTGCTCAAACTGAGCTCAGCCGTAACCAGATCATCAATTCGCTTCAAGGTGCTCAGCAGAAGGTTGAAGTGAGTGCAAGCGATCTACAGCGGGCGGCACTCGAAAATATCCAAAAATATCCTGGCGCGAATTCGCCGCAAACAATCCCGATGTATCAGCAACTTGCCTCTCTGCGCCAGTTTGTCATCGAGATAACGTTTGATTTCGATTCTGCCCGTATCCGTCCGGAGTCCTATGAGGCTGTAGGACTGATCGCTGATGCACTCCATACGCCGTATTTGCAAGGCCAGACGTTTTTCATTGTTGGTCACACCGATGCCAAGGGAGATCGGAAATACAATCTGGAACTGTCGCAAAGACGGGCCCAGGCCATCCGGGAAGCCTTGGTGACCACTTTCCAAGTGCCTGGCTCCAACCTTTTTGCAGTGGGCTTGGGTGAAGAGCAGTTGCGCGATCCGGCCAATCCGGAAGCTGCTGTGAACCGCCGGGTGCAGCTGATCAACATGGGGTATAAATAA